In the genome of Poecilia reticulata strain Guanapo linkage group LG16, Guppy_female_1.0+MT, whole genome shotgun sequence, one region contains:
- the arnt gene encoding aryl hydrocarbon receptor nuclear translocator isoform X1 gives MLFNADMSSSNPDLEDHSLGMGASGTQNGGAGGPKGTNKRRAAPDFDDDDGSKMLRFDDETGGSNNEKERFARFLEEDQSFADKEKLARENHSEIERRRRNKMSAYIGELSDMVPSCSALARKPDKLTILRMAVSHMKSLRGNANTNADGSYKPSFLSDQELKHLILEAADGFLFVVSCETGRVVYVSDSVTPVLNQSQSEWLGSSLYDQLHPDDTEKLREQLSTSENNNTGRMLDLKTGTVKKESQQSSARMTMGARRSFICRMRCGTCPVEPMSMNRLGFLKSRNRNGLGTPKEGEPQYVVVHCTGYIKSWPPAGVSLTDDEADSNQGSRYCLVAIGRLQVTCCPGDTDLNSISVPVEFISRHNCQGMFTFVDHRCLASTGYQPQELLGKNILDFSHPEDQGLLRDSFDQVVKLKGQVLSVMFRFRAKTRKWMLMRTSSFTFQNPFSEEIEYIICTNVNVNRNSTQDPLTPISSPGAPMPLGQSSPNGHPAVLSPGPMAARQLQQHQQQADLEGGATRDGMYEAGPINIQQQMPVQPVAAVGPDHGKTIEKQEIYPPIFPGPDQTKGMPTNSTPSTQIYTNNFSAGCSNDSYRPVAMPPQMTQPAHTAPQMLPHMSRQNGAPQPVTPSSTNNPLHGPPGGWPGPGPAAARPQFSNQQVAPQAAKTMSQQFPPIGGFGGGSSNTFSQMPTGAAPTPTNGTNYPQMNPRTSLNTNGYDTSQSGGQFPHRATEAVWPQWPGQQQQQQHPQNNREQHPHAQGNQQDMFPDVLSMLDQPASFNSDDFEIAIYPPYNE, from the exons atgttgttcAACGCGGATATGTCCTCTTCAAATCCAG ACCTGGAAGACCATAGTCTGGGTATGGGAGCAAGTGGGACCCAGAACGGCGGCGCTGGTGGACCGAAGGGGACCAACAAAAGACGGGCAGC GCCGGACTTTGATGACGATGATGGAAGCAAGATGTTAAG ATTTGATGATGAAACAGGAGGCTCCAACAATGAAAAAGAGCGCTTTGCCAG GTTTCTGGAAGAAGATCAGAGTTTTGCAGATAAGGAAAAACTAGCCAG ggagaaccacagtgagaTTGAGAGGCGGAGGCGGAACAAGATGTCTGCCTACATCGGAGAGCTGTCGGACATGGTTCCCTCGTGCAGCGCGTTGGCACGGAAACCAGACAAGCTGACCATCCTGCGAATGGCGGTCTCTCACATGAAGTCTCTCAGAGGAAATGCCAATACTAATGCCGACGGGTCATACAAACCTTCTTTTCTCAGCGATCAG GAACTAAAGCACCTCATTTTGGAAGCAGCGGACGGCTTCCTGTTTGTGGTGTCATGCGAGACGGGCCGGGTTGTTTACGTCTCGGACTCGGTCACACCTGTACTTAACCAGTCGCAGTCTGAATGGCTGGGATCTTCTCTTTATGATCAGCTCCACCCAGACGACACAGAGAAGCTCAGGGAGCAGCTCTCCACTTCGGAGAACAACAACACAG GGAGGATGTTGGACCTGAAGACAGGAACTGTGAAAAAGGAGAGTCAGCAGTCATCAGCAAGAATGACAATGGGGGCGCGCCGATCATTCATCTGCCGAATGAG GTGTGGAACATGCCCAGTGGAACCAATGTCTATGAACAGGCTCGGCTTTCTCAAGAGTAGGAACAG GAACGGATTAGGAACACCCAAGGAAGGGGAACCCCAGTACGTTGTGGTCCACTGTACAGGATACATTAAGTCCTGGCCCCCTGCGG GTGTATCATTAACAGATGATGAAGCAGACAGCAATCAGGGGAGTCGCTACTGTCTAGTTGCCATTGGAAGATTACAG GTCACCTGTTGCCCTGGTGACACAGACCTGAACAGCATCAGTGTTCCTGTGGAGTTCATCTCCCGCCACAACTGCCAGGGCATGTTCACCTTCGTAGACCATCGCTGCTTGGCCTCGACCGGCTACCAGCCCCAG GAATTACTGGGGAAGAATATTCTAGATTTTTCTCACCCTGAAGACCAGGGCTTGCTGAGAGACAGCTTTGACCAG GTGGTTAAGTTGAAAGGCCAGGTTCTGTCGGTCATGTTTCGGTTCCGGGCCAAAACCAGAAAATGGATGCTGATGAGAACGAGCTCCTTCACCTTCCAGAACCCCTTTTCAGAGGAGATCGAGTACATCATCTGTACCAATGTCAACGTCAA CAGAAACTCAACCCAGGACCCTCTCACTCCCATCTCCTCCCCCGGGGCTCCAATGCCCCTGGGTCAGAGCAGCCCAAATGGCCATCCTGCTGTGCTCAGCCCAGGCCCGATGGCCGCCAG ACAGCtacagcagcatcagcagcaggcCGACCTGGAGGGAGGGGCAACAAGAGACGGGATGTATGAGGCGGGACCAATCAATATCCAGCAACAG ATGCCGGTGCAGCCGGTGGCAGCGGTGGGGCCGGACCACGGCAAAACCATAGAGAAGCAGGAGATCTACCCGCCCATCTTCCCAGGGCCAGATCAGACCAAGGGCATGCCGACCAACTCGACGCCTTCCACTCAGATTTACACAAACAACTTTTCTGCTGGCTGCTCCAATGACTCATACAG ACCAGTCGCTATGCCGCCACAGATGACACAGCCGGCGCACACGGCACCGCAGATGCTGCCTCACATGTCTCGCCAAAACGGCGCCCCGCAGCCTGTTACCCCATCAAGCACTAACAACCCCCTCCACGGACCGCCAGGAGGATGGCCCGGCCCCGGACCTGCTGCAGCCAGGCCGCAGTTCAGTAACCAG CAGGTTGCTCCGCAGGCAGCAAAGACGATGTCCCAGCAGTTTCCTCCAATCGGAGGATTCGGCGGCGGCTCCTCTAACACCTTTAGCCAGATGCCGACTGGTGCCGCTCCCACCCCCACCAACGGCACAAACTACCCTCAGATGAACCCTCGCACCAGCCTCAACACCAACGGCTACG ACACTTCCCAGTCTGGAGGCCAGTTTCCACATCGAGCGACGGAGGCGGTGTGGCCTCAGTGGCcgggccagcagcagcagcagcagcatcctcaGAACAACAGAGAGCAGCATCCTCACGCTCAGGGAAACCAGCAGGACATGTTTCCT gatgTGTTGTCTATGCTAGACCAGCCTGCCTCCTTCAACAGCGACGACTTTGAGATCGCCATCTACCCGCCGTACAACGAGTGA
- the arnt gene encoding aryl hydrocarbon receptor nuclear translocator isoform X3 yields MLFNADMSSSNPDLEDHSLGMGASGTQNGGAGGPKGTNKRRAAPDFDDDDGSKMLRFDDETGGSNNEKERFARFLEEDQSFADKEKLARENHSEIERRRRNKMSAYIGELSDMVPSCSALARKPDKLTILRMAVSHMKSLRGNANTNADGSYKPSFLSDQELKHLILEAADGFLFVVSCETGRVVYVSDSVTPVLNQSQSEWLGSSLYDQLHPDDTEKLREQLSTSENNNTGRMLDLKTGTVKKESQQSSARMTMGARRSFICRMRCGTCPVEPMSMNRLGFLKSRNRNGLGTPKEGEPQYVVVHCTGYIKSWPPAGVSLTDDEADSNQGSRYCLVAIGRLQVTCCPGDTDLNSISVPVEFISRHNCQGMFTFVDHRCLASTGYQPQELLGKNILDFSHPEDQGLLRDSFDQVVKLKGQVLSVMFRFRAKTRKWMLMRTSSFTFQNPFSEEIEYIICTNVNVNRNSTQDPLTPISSPGAPMPLGQSSPNGHPAVLSPGPMAARQLQQHQQQADLEGGATRDGMYEAGPINIQQQMPVQPVAAVGPDHGKTIEKQEIYPPIFPGPDQTKGMPTNSTPSTQIYTNNFSAGCSNDSYRPVAMPPQMTQPAHTAPQMLPHMSRQNGAPQPVTPSSTNNPLHGPPGGWPGPGPAAARPQFSNQVAPQAAKTMSQQFPPIGGFGGGSSNTFSQMPTGAAPTPTNGTNYPQMNPRTSLNTNGYDTSQSGGQFPHRATEAVWPQWPGQQQQQQHPQNNREQHPHAQGNQQDMFPDVLSMLDQPASFNSDDFEIAIYPPYNE; encoded by the exons atgttgttcAACGCGGATATGTCCTCTTCAAATCCAG ACCTGGAAGACCATAGTCTGGGTATGGGAGCAAGTGGGACCCAGAACGGCGGCGCTGGTGGACCGAAGGGGACCAACAAAAGACGGGCAGC GCCGGACTTTGATGACGATGATGGAAGCAAGATGTTAAG ATTTGATGATGAAACAGGAGGCTCCAACAATGAAAAAGAGCGCTTTGCCAG GTTTCTGGAAGAAGATCAGAGTTTTGCAGATAAGGAAAAACTAGCCAG ggagaaccacagtgagaTTGAGAGGCGGAGGCGGAACAAGATGTCTGCCTACATCGGAGAGCTGTCGGACATGGTTCCCTCGTGCAGCGCGTTGGCACGGAAACCAGACAAGCTGACCATCCTGCGAATGGCGGTCTCTCACATGAAGTCTCTCAGAGGAAATGCCAATACTAATGCCGACGGGTCATACAAACCTTCTTTTCTCAGCGATCAG GAACTAAAGCACCTCATTTTGGAAGCAGCGGACGGCTTCCTGTTTGTGGTGTCATGCGAGACGGGCCGGGTTGTTTACGTCTCGGACTCGGTCACACCTGTACTTAACCAGTCGCAGTCTGAATGGCTGGGATCTTCTCTTTATGATCAGCTCCACCCAGACGACACAGAGAAGCTCAGGGAGCAGCTCTCCACTTCGGAGAACAACAACACAG GGAGGATGTTGGACCTGAAGACAGGAACTGTGAAAAAGGAGAGTCAGCAGTCATCAGCAAGAATGACAATGGGGGCGCGCCGATCATTCATCTGCCGAATGAG GTGTGGAACATGCCCAGTGGAACCAATGTCTATGAACAGGCTCGGCTTTCTCAAGAGTAGGAACAG GAACGGATTAGGAACACCCAAGGAAGGGGAACCCCAGTACGTTGTGGTCCACTGTACAGGATACATTAAGTCCTGGCCCCCTGCGG GTGTATCATTAACAGATGATGAAGCAGACAGCAATCAGGGGAGTCGCTACTGTCTAGTTGCCATTGGAAGATTACAG GTCACCTGTTGCCCTGGTGACACAGACCTGAACAGCATCAGTGTTCCTGTGGAGTTCATCTCCCGCCACAACTGCCAGGGCATGTTCACCTTCGTAGACCATCGCTGCTTGGCCTCGACCGGCTACCAGCCCCAG GAATTACTGGGGAAGAATATTCTAGATTTTTCTCACCCTGAAGACCAGGGCTTGCTGAGAGACAGCTTTGACCAG GTGGTTAAGTTGAAAGGCCAGGTTCTGTCGGTCATGTTTCGGTTCCGGGCCAAAACCAGAAAATGGATGCTGATGAGAACGAGCTCCTTCACCTTCCAGAACCCCTTTTCAGAGGAGATCGAGTACATCATCTGTACCAATGTCAACGTCAA CAGAAACTCAACCCAGGACCCTCTCACTCCCATCTCCTCCCCCGGGGCTCCAATGCCCCTGGGTCAGAGCAGCCCAAATGGCCATCCTGCTGTGCTCAGCCCAGGCCCGATGGCCGCCAG ACAGCtacagcagcatcagcagcaggcCGACCTGGAGGGAGGGGCAACAAGAGACGGGATGTATGAGGCGGGACCAATCAATATCCAGCAACAG ATGCCGGTGCAGCCGGTGGCAGCGGTGGGGCCGGACCACGGCAAAACCATAGAGAAGCAGGAGATCTACCCGCCCATCTTCCCAGGGCCAGATCAGACCAAGGGCATGCCGACCAACTCGACGCCTTCCACTCAGATTTACACAAACAACTTTTCTGCTGGCTGCTCCAATGACTCATACAG ACCAGTCGCTATGCCGCCACAGATGACACAGCCGGCGCACACGGCACCGCAGATGCTGCCTCACATGTCTCGCCAAAACGGCGCCCCGCAGCCTGTTACCCCATCAAGCACTAACAACCCCCTCCACGGACCGCCAGGAGGATGGCCCGGCCCCGGACCTGCTGCAGCCAGGCCGCAGTTCAGTAACCAG GTTGCTCCGCAGGCAGCAAAGACGATGTCCCAGCAGTTTCCTCCAATCGGAGGATTCGGCGGCGGCTCCTCTAACACCTTTAGCCAGATGCCGACTGGTGCCGCTCCCACCCCCACCAACGGCACAAACTACCCTCAGATGAACCCTCGCACCAGCCTCAACACCAACGGCTACG ACACTTCCCAGTCTGGAGGCCAGTTTCCACATCGAGCGACGGAGGCGGTGTGGCCTCAGTGGCcgggccagcagcagcagcagcagcatcctcaGAACAACAGAGAGCAGCATCCTCACGCTCAGGGAAACCAGCAGGACATGTTTCCT gatgTGTTGTCTATGCTAGACCAGCCTGCCTCCTTCAACAGCGACGACTTTGAGATCGCCATCTACCCGCCGTACAACGAGTGA
- the arnt gene encoding aryl hydrocarbon receptor nuclear translocator isoform X2 — protein sequence MLFNADMSSSNPDLEDHSLGMGASGTQNGGAGGPKGTNKRRAAPDFDDDDGSKMLRFDDETGGSNNEKERFARFLEEDQSFADKEKLARENHSEIERRRRNKMSAYIGELSDMVPSCSALARKPDKLTILRMAVSHMKSLRGNANTNADGSYKPSFLSDQELKHLILEAADGFLFVVSCETGRVVYVSDSVTPVLNQSQSEWLGSSLYDQLHPDDTEKLREQLSTSENNNTGRMLDLKTGTVKKESQQSSARMTMGARRSFICRMRCGTCPVEPMSMNRLGFLKSRNRNGLGTPKEGEPQYVVVHCTGYIKSWPPAGVSLTDDEADSNQGSRYCLVAIGRLQVTCCPGDTDLNSISVPVEFISRHNCQGMFTFVDHRCLASTGYQPQELLGKNILDFSHPEDQGLLRDSFDQVVKLKGQVLSVMFRFRAKTRKWMLMRTSSFTFQNPFSEEIEYIICTNVNVKNSTQDPLTPISSPGAPMPLGQSSPNGHPAVLSPGPMAARQLQQHQQQADLEGGATRDGMYEAGPINIQQQMPVQPVAAVGPDHGKTIEKQEIYPPIFPGPDQTKGMPTNSTPSTQIYTNNFSAGCSNDSYRPVAMPPQMTQPAHTAPQMLPHMSRQNGAPQPVTPSSTNNPLHGPPGGWPGPGPAAARPQFSNQQVAPQAAKTMSQQFPPIGGFGGGSSNTFSQMPTGAAPTPTNGTNYPQMNPRTSLNTNGYDTSQSGGQFPHRATEAVWPQWPGQQQQQQHPQNNREQHPHAQGNQQDMFPDVLSMLDQPASFNSDDFEIAIYPPYNE from the exons atgttgttcAACGCGGATATGTCCTCTTCAAATCCAG ACCTGGAAGACCATAGTCTGGGTATGGGAGCAAGTGGGACCCAGAACGGCGGCGCTGGTGGACCGAAGGGGACCAACAAAAGACGGGCAGC GCCGGACTTTGATGACGATGATGGAAGCAAGATGTTAAG ATTTGATGATGAAACAGGAGGCTCCAACAATGAAAAAGAGCGCTTTGCCAG GTTTCTGGAAGAAGATCAGAGTTTTGCAGATAAGGAAAAACTAGCCAG ggagaaccacagtgagaTTGAGAGGCGGAGGCGGAACAAGATGTCTGCCTACATCGGAGAGCTGTCGGACATGGTTCCCTCGTGCAGCGCGTTGGCACGGAAACCAGACAAGCTGACCATCCTGCGAATGGCGGTCTCTCACATGAAGTCTCTCAGAGGAAATGCCAATACTAATGCCGACGGGTCATACAAACCTTCTTTTCTCAGCGATCAG GAACTAAAGCACCTCATTTTGGAAGCAGCGGACGGCTTCCTGTTTGTGGTGTCATGCGAGACGGGCCGGGTTGTTTACGTCTCGGACTCGGTCACACCTGTACTTAACCAGTCGCAGTCTGAATGGCTGGGATCTTCTCTTTATGATCAGCTCCACCCAGACGACACAGAGAAGCTCAGGGAGCAGCTCTCCACTTCGGAGAACAACAACACAG GGAGGATGTTGGACCTGAAGACAGGAACTGTGAAAAAGGAGAGTCAGCAGTCATCAGCAAGAATGACAATGGGGGCGCGCCGATCATTCATCTGCCGAATGAG GTGTGGAACATGCCCAGTGGAACCAATGTCTATGAACAGGCTCGGCTTTCTCAAGAGTAGGAACAG GAACGGATTAGGAACACCCAAGGAAGGGGAACCCCAGTACGTTGTGGTCCACTGTACAGGATACATTAAGTCCTGGCCCCCTGCGG GTGTATCATTAACAGATGATGAAGCAGACAGCAATCAGGGGAGTCGCTACTGTCTAGTTGCCATTGGAAGATTACAG GTCACCTGTTGCCCTGGTGACACAGACCTGAACAGCATCAGTGTTCCTGTGGAGTTCATCTCCCGCCACAACTGCCAGGGCATGTTCACCTTCGTAGACCATCGCTGCTTGGCCTCGACCGGCTACCAGCCCCAG GAATTACTGGGGAAGAATATTCTAGATTTTTCTCACCCTGAAGACCAGGGCTTGCTGAGAGACAGCTTTGACCAG GTGGTTAAGTTGAAAGGCCAGGTTCTGTCGGTCATGTTTCGGTTCCGGGCCAAAACCAGAAAATGGATGCTGATGAGAACGAGCTCCTTCACCTTCCAGAACCCCTTTTCAGAGGAGATCGAGTACATCATCTGTACCAATGTCAACGTCAA AAACTCAACCCAGGACCCTCTCACTCCCATCTCCTCCCCCGGGGCTCCAATGCCCCTGGGTCAGAGCAGCCCAAATGGCCATCCTGCTGTGCTCAGCCCAGGCCCGATGGCCGCCAG ACAGCtacagcagcatcagcagcaggcCGACCTGGAGGGAGGGGCAACAAGAGACGGGATGTATGAGGCGGGACCAATCAATATCCAGCAACAG ATGCCGGTGCAGCCGGTGGCAGCGGTGGGGCCGGACCACGGCAAAACCATAGAGAAGCAGGAGATCTACCCGCCCATCTTCCCAGGGCCAGATCAGACCAAGGGCATGCCGACCAACTCGACGCCTTCCACTCAGATTTACACAAACAACTTTTCTGCTGGCTGCTCCAATGACTCATACAG ACCAGTCGCTATGCCGCCACAGATGACACAGCCGGCGCACACGGCACCGCAGATGCTGCCTCACATGTCTCGCCAAAACGGCGCCCCGCAGCCTGTTACCCCATCAAGCACTAACAACCCCCTCCACGGACCGCCAGGAGGATGGCCCGGCCCCGGACCTGCTGCAGCCAGGCCGCAGTTCAGTAACCAG CAGGTTGCTCCGCAGGCAGCAAAGACGATGTCCCAGCAGTTTCCTCCAATCGGAGGATTCGGCGGCGGCTCCTCTAACACCTTTAGCCAGATGCCGACTGGTGCCGCTCCCACCCCCACCAACGGCACAAACTACCCTCAGATGAACCCTCGCACCAGCCTCAACACCAACGGCTACG ACACTTCCCAGTCTGGAGGCCAGTTTCCACATCGAGCGACGGAGGCGGTGTGGCCTCAGTGGCcgggccagcagcagcagcagcagcatcctcaGAACAACAGAGAGCAGCATCCTCACGCTCAGGGAAACCAGCAGGACATGTTTCCT gatgTGTTGTCTATGCTAGACCAGCCTGCCTCCTTCAACAGCGACGACTTTGAGATCGCCATCTACCCGCCGTACAACGAGTGA
- the arnt gene encoding aryl hydrocarbon receptor nuclear translocator isoform X4, with translation MLFNADMSSSNPDLEDHSLGMGASGTQNGGAGGPKGTNKRRAAPDFDDDDGSKMLRFDDETGGSNNEKERFARFLEEDQSFADKEKLARENHSEIERRRRNKMSAYIGELSDMVPSCSALARKPDKLTILRMAVSHMKSLRGNANTNADGSYKPSFLSDQELKHLILEAADGFLFVVSCETGRVVYVSDSVTPVLNQSQSEWLGSSLYDQLHPDDTEKLREQLSTSENNNTGRMLDLKTGTVKKESQQSSARMTMGARRSFICRMRCGTCPVEPMSMNRLGFLKSRNRNGLGTPKEGEPQYVVVHCTGYIKSWPPAGVSLTDDEADSNQGSRYCLVAIGRLQVTCCPGDTDLNSISVPVEFISRHNCQGMFTFVDHRCLASTGYQPQELLGKNILDFSHPEDQGLLRDSFDQVVKLKGQVLSVMFRFRAKTRKWMLMRTSSFTFQNPFSEEIEYIICTNVNVKNSTQDPLTPISSPGAPMPLGQSSPNGHPAVLSPGPMAARQLQQHQQQADLEGGATRDGMYEAGPINIQQQMPVQPVAAVGPDHGKTIEKQEIYPPIFPGPDQTKGMPTNSTPSTQIYTNNFSAGCSNDSYRPVAMPPQMTQPAHTAPQMLPHMSRQNGAPQPVTPSSTNNPLHGPPGGWPGPGPAAARPQFSNQVAPQAAKTMSQQFPPIGGFGGGSSNTFSQMPTGAAPTPTNGTNYPQMNPRTSLNTNGYDTSQSGGQFPHRATEAVWPQWPGQQQQQQHPQNNREQHPHAQGNQQDMFPDVLSMLDQPASFNSDDFEIAIYPPYNE, from the exons atgttgttcAACGCGGATATGTCCTCTTCAAATCCAG ACCTGGAAGACCATAGTCTGGGTATGGGAGCAAGTGGGACCCAGAACGGCGGCGCTGGTGGACCGAAGGGGACCAACAAAAGACGGGCAGC GCCGGACTTTGATGACGATGATGGAAGCAAGATGTTAAG ATTTGATGATGAAACAGGAGGCTCCAACAATGAAAAAGAGCGCTTTGCCAG GTTTCTGGAAGAAGATCAGAGTTTTGCAGATAAGGAAAAACTAGCCAG ggagaaccacagtgagaTTGAGAGGCGGAGGCGGAACAAGATGTCTGCCTACATCGGAGAGCTGTCGGACATGGTTCCCTCGTGCAGCGCGTTGGCACGGAAACCAGACAAGCTGACCATCCTGCGAATGGCGGTCTCTCACATGAAGTCTCTCAGAGGAAATGCCAATACTAATGCCGACGGGTCATACAAACCTTCTTTTCTCAGCGATCAG GAACTAAAGCACCTCATTTTGGAAGCAGCGGACGGCTTCCTGTTTGTGGTGTCATGCGAGACGGGCCGGGTTGTTTACGTCTCGGACTCGGTCACACCTGTACTTAACCAGTCGCAGTCTGAATGGCTGGGATCTTCTCTTTATGATCAGCTCCACCCAGACGACACAGAGAAGCTCAGGGAGCAGCTCTCCACTTCGGAGAACAACAACACAG GGAGGATGTTGGACCTGAAGACAGGAACTGTGAAAAAGGAGAGTCAGCAGTCATCAGCAAGAATGACAATGGGGGCGCGCCGATCATTCATCTGCCGAATGAG GTGTGGAACATGCCCAGTGGAACCAATGTCTATGAACAGGCTCGGCTTTCTCAAGAGTAGGAACAG GAACGGATTAGGAACACCCAAGGAAGGGGAACCCCAGTACGTTGTGGTCCACTGTACAGGATACATTAAGTCCTGGCCCCCTGCGG GTGTATCATTAACAGATGATGAAGCAGACAGCAATCAGGGGAGTCGCTACTGTCTAGTTGCCATTGGAAGATTACAG GTCACCTGTTGCCCTGGTGACACAGACCTGAACAGCATCAGTGTTCCTGTGGAGTTCATCTCCCGCCACAACTGCCAGGGCATGTTCACCTTCGTAGACCATCGCTGCTTGGCCTCGACCGGCTACCAGCCCCAG GAATTACTGGGGAAGAATATTCTAGATTTTTCTCACCCTGAAGACCAGGGCTTGCTGAGAGACAGCTTTGACCAG GTGGTTAAGTTGAAAGGCCAGGTTCTGTCGGTCATGTTTCGGTTCCGGGCCAAAACCAGAAAATGGATGCTGATGAGAACGAGCTCCTTCACCTTCCAGAACCCCTTTTCAGAGGAGATCGAGTACATCATCTGTACCAATGTCAACGTCAA AAACTCAACCCAGGACCCTCTCACTCCCATCTCCTCCCCCGGGGCTCCAATGCCCCTGGGTCAGAGCAGCCCAAATGGCCATCCTGCTGTGCTCAGCCCAGGCCCGATGGCCGCCAG ACAGCtacagcagcatcagcagcaggcCGACCTGGAGGGAGGGGCAACAAGAGACGGGATGTATGAGGCGGGACCAATCAATATCCAGCAACAG ATGCCGGTGCAGCCGGTGGCAGCGGTGGGGCCGGACCACGGCAAAACCATAGAGAAGCAGGAGATCTACCCGCCCATCTTCCCAGGGCCAGATCAGACCAAGGGCATGCCGACCAACTCGACGCCTTCCACTCAGATTTACACAAACAACTTTTCTGCTGGCTGCTCCAATGACTCATACAG ACCAGTCGCTATGCCGCCACAGATGACACAGCCGGCGCACACGGCACCGCAGATGCTGCCTCACATGTCTCGCCAAAACGGCGCCCCGCAGCCTGTTACCCCATCAAGCACTAACAACCCCCTCCACGGACCGCCAGGAGGATGGCCCGGCCCCGGACCTGCTGCAGCCAGGCCGCAGTTCAGTAACCAG GTTGCTCCGCAGGCAGCAAAGACGATGTCCCAGCAGTTTCCTCCAATCGGAGGATTCGGCGGCGGCTCCTCTAACACCTTTAGCCAGATGCCGACTGGTGCCGCTCCCACCCCCACCAACGGCACAAACTACCCTCAGATGAACCCTCGCACCAGCCTCAACACCAACGGCTACG ACACTTCCCAGTCTGGAGGCCAGTTTCCACATCGAGCGACGGAGGCGGTGTGGCCTCAGTGGCcgggccagcagcagcagcagcagcatcctcaGAACAACAGAGAGCAGCATCCTCACGCTCAGGGAAACCAGCAGGACATGTTTCCT gatgTGTTGTCTATGCTAGACCAGCCTGCCTCCTTCAACAGCGACGACTTTGAGATCGCCATCTACCCGCCGTACAACGAGTGA